cttctaaagaagatcaatacagtctaaaaatggccaaaaCCATCCTGCCCTCTTAAATACCTGCTTCTCCTCAGTGGACCTGCATGGAACTTGATGAAAGTAAACATCGtgtatacattttgtaaaaaatcttgttttattcaaaacatcAACAGAGTGCCAAGGACAAACGCATTTCAAAAATTGCTCCTACaagttttattaataaatggaCCACACAGACAAAACTTCATAGACTAAAAAGTCAGCTGACATCTTTATGCACTAAAAAACCTTTGTAACTTCTccataaatattgataattacACAACACATCAATTTTATCTGATATATCACAAGGACTTTGCTTTCAACCAAATTTTTACCCATTTTCACGCAATTGTTAAGAAAGTGCTAGTTTGCAAAACAGATAAAATATAATTAGACTGATAAGTTGCTAGATAAAGCATACATATGGTGGAGAGCAGTCCAGAcagctttcatttgaaaaactCTCAAAAAGCAATAACTTTTTCCACTATTCATTTGTAAGCAGACCAGAGTATAAACGATAGAAATGGTATAAAAGTCACATCCAAATAATTGATATCAATTAGATTATGTGAACTGCCTTTTGGGAACATTTCATTTTACTCTATTTCCTTCATTAAGAAAGACTCCGGCAACAGCTCAAGTTTcaacattgaaagaaaaatattttattcatagatAAAATTGGGCAGCCTGATCCCTATCAGACATAGACACTGAGAAGGTTTGTGTCAAATTCTGACAGAAACTGCAGGGGAGATGGGAGATATTGAGTTTCATCAGTGTATCATTTACATCTATCCcgtcaaaaataataaaacaatattccAGTACTCTAGGATAAACATCAGGTGTAAATAAATAACTTAGgtaatatttcatcattttttaatgctctgagagagagagagagagagagacagacagacagacagacagacagacagacaggtaataataatttatagcaACGTAACAAATGAAACTGAAATGCTCTTGAAAGAGATGAAGTGGATAAATCCTTCCATGATTTTTGCCCTCATCCTGCTATCTTAATTCTTGATGTATACTTCATTTTGTACAAGTAAGATAATGCTACAGACAATCCTGTAAAATTTCTATCTTAAAGTCATCCATAAAATATGCTCTTTTTCCTATTGTATAACCAGAATCAATATGGTAAAGTGCTTAATACAAAACTAGGTTGTAATTATAACAGAGTCTGTCACAAAGCTTTCATAGGTACCGGCAATTCTTCTTTGAATCTTGTATGTGTACTGCATCACAAGAAATCTAAACTGATAAACAAAACATCACTGATTTTTGAAATGCTCCATTATCATTCTAAtagataaaaattttacattccATGTCATCATAAATATAATGGTATATGCTATAAACATTGTATGTTTACAAATCTTATGATTCACAAAAACTTTCCACAAATATGGGGAGTAGATATGTTTCTGCATGGTAAGAACAATACCCAGTACAGTACATTATTTCTACTCGTATCTTATTACACTAAACTTTATGATGCCATTATATAGGCCTATCTTCACAATATTTTGtgcattatttataaaaatcacaacTAGTAAAAATTTCTTTACTCCTTTAATGTGCCTCGGATGCAGCGACCATTTCTCTTGCGAAAGATGAGGCAGTGAAAACCAGGTGTGCAActcatatatacatatgataaATGGAATTTTGATTTAAGTTGGCAGATGACTTGTATAATTAACGTTTCCATAACATGATAAAAAGCTTAGCATGTTGCATAATGCTCTCATAAAGGCACATCAATTACTGATTGTCATTCTCATACCAAGGaaacataattattcattaaggatagttctttttttctACGATAAGATATACTATATATCATATCTTTACTCTCTGTATGACGTGAATACCATATTACTTGCAAAACTAACAACGTAAATGCTCTGTCAATTTCataatatatctttcaaaaatgaatttttggcAGTAAGGGATTGCATTTTCAGCAATCCCTTGTGAAATACCATTGATAACGAGAATGCTCATTTTACCTGACATAATGGGATAGCAGGTATTACACAAGTGTATTGTACcgatttcaattttattgaaatttccTCTGAAAATTGACTTGCATACAAGATCCCTAATCCAAGAGACACACATCTGCCAGCATGAGGTTGGAAGTTCCTCGCCTTTTCTGCTACTCTGGACGTCTTTTCCCCGTTACTATGGCACCAATGTGTCACCGTCCCTAATCCAATTGACTAGATGGTGCTCACTACTGCATTGAATCAATAGCAACAAAAGAGAAACCCAAATGACAATTTTGTTACTGCTTTTATTAACCAGAGATTCTATATAACTGAAAATACCTTATTTTAAGTCTTAACCTACatgtttacaaatacatgtacaaaataacaAACATCACATGTAGACTTGCTTTCATTTACAATGAGTGTTAATATCTCTTACACGCACCATGATGAAATAATGACGTCTCACACTAGCACTAACATGTGTCCTCTTGAATGCACACCATTAGATGAATCACTTTCACATCCCTTCTTGGGGCCTCACTGTCAGTCTCCCCTACCCTTGCCGGGCCTCTGCTGCCCCCCACGCCCACCTCCTCGTCCCCCACCCCTGCTTCCGAATGCACCtgggggaaaaaaaattaaacacagtaaatataaatgttaacACAAACTCTATGCATTATTTGGTCTGTTATGTGATTTTTGTCAAGACaattttttgatcaatttttCAATCAATCATCAATGCTGGTAAGACATTAGAATGATGCATTCCTTAACATTTATTGGCAGGTAATGTTGTCTAAGAACTCCACAATGAGACTAAAATTTGTATTCAGGAAACCTAATAGTATTAGGTGAAAGTGATGAAAATTCAGATTCTTTTTTAGGcaacaaatcaaaaataaataagtacTAAGAACTGAGGCATTGCATTTGAATCCTAGTAAAATCTACAAGAATTTTTGTCCAACTTGAATAAGTTACTGTATTCAAATACAAGTacacatataatatatataaaatttgtttggtacatgtagaaggacaatgtttaattttttttttttttttaaatctttatgtATAAATGTACAGGCAAAGTATGACAATGTATCCAGGCTTCAGTTTACTGTAATTAATAAAGGATATCTATCAGCATCAGGATCGTTAATTGATTGATGTCTTATAAAGCACCTGAGTACTTTTTCTTAAGACAAAAAAGCCTGACattcatattaaatgaatttttacacTTCATCTGTTGACAACAATATCCGAGCCCAGATTGTCAAAGTGCAGCCTGATCTTAATTTGTTGCTGGAGATCTTACCATACAAAGCAAAGCCTTTAGCACTGATCATGATGATACCACAAAAACATGTCTCAAGAATGCAGGTATTTCTTCAAAGTAGGTCACGTTTTTATACCTTTTCAGATTTAATTAGATTAAAGAGCATAGGTAATCAGCTAATTATCTGGTATTTGAtgaatttatatgataaatacaTTACACTTTTGAATtggtaattaatttatataacagATTCTAAGATGAAGTTGAGAATTATAACATTTGTCCATTTCCGTCATTCATAAATCACGTTAGTTCTGCTGATTGTTAATTGACATTAAAGAACCAAACTACGTTAAATGGTTGCCATGCTTTTGAAGCCAAATTCCAAACATTCCTTGCTATTGCTTTTATAGAGGAACTGTTGAAAATAGGaacacaattaaaatttttaccaaaatatttattatgtgTAAAAAGAAGGATGATactcttttattttttgtatttttctaagATCGTAAAAACATCTCAGAAGCAACTGTGTTAATTCAGACAAATGTGACCAACTGATATCCTAGACACAATAAGCCTGTCCCTGTCTATCGGAATTTATGATTGGTCAAACAAGAGTGCATGGATCTGGACACACCTACAATGTGAAAGATACGGCCTGGCTCCGATAACAGACTGCCATTCACTAAAGTACATACGCAGCTTGCGGAGACCATTTTCCTCGACACTAATATTTCAGGGACATTTGGAAGAGCCTCAAAGGGTCCCCTTCTCACTTGCTCTACGTACCTTGCCCCTATCTATCTATGGCTGGGATCTTGAGATGCAAGATGTTTTTTTGGACATGTGTTTCCACACATAATGGGGGGCATCTCTCTGTCTGCagtttttcatcattttgatttatttaaagcatGCCAGATATATTATTCATACAGTGCCTGTTGGTGATGAAAAAccaaagaagaaaatattgaaaaaaagttgttcaaataaTCCTAGTCATCAAcagtatttttctttactatttCAAGTTTTTATCTGTAATTAAAGGAAAACTGGcagtttattaaaatttaatcagATAATGATATTGAGGGTGGGAAATAATCCTTTGATGTCAGGTTTGTGTACTTCGCCTATTTAGCAAATTGTTGATCTCGCTGATAGAGGCTCCAGTTTATGTAAAATGGCCTCTTCTTGTGTGAATGGATAtgaattattcaattttttcaaataaacctacatggttttttgtttttttttactaactaTATTTGAATTAAGATATATTATCAGATGATTTTAGCTTACAAATTGGAAGTAATAGTATGACAAATATTGCAAGGTGGAACGAATGTACGAACTTTTTTCCTCGCTGCCTACAAATCTTGGTCACCTGATGACATACTGATACAGGTCGCTTTCACACTGTGTTGTAGCACTAAACATTTCAGGGTCTATAACCAAGTGAAGCAGGCAAACTACACTCGACATTACTTTTTGGATCAATAACCGTTTATCCGTTTTTTTGGTAATAAAATTTGCGAATATgggaaaaatatttaacttttttgatttgtgtcattttttgtgatttgaaattctctaaaaacaaacaatacCAGATAAAATTTCTGTGTAATGAATATTTTGCATTGTAAAAGAGATCAcaaaaattaccggatatacgaTATTTTCAAGAATTGATGGATATTTCATTgcagattttacttttatattttagattgtGAATTTCAAGAATATTTGAATCAGACATGACTAATGCAGGAAAAATTTAAGCAAAtaacatattttctttcaaattcatTGGGCTATAACAATTAGATATAAAGTCTATTAATTTATCAAACCAATGTTCAACATTTAAGACAAAGATATTAAGTCTAAATATAtggtcaatttttaaaatcaaaaactaatcagACCTTTTCTCCAGTTTTTTGAAATTCCAAATTTATTATTCAGAATCCAGGGTGGATCATATCTACCCATAATGCCAACCAGTCAcatgataaatgattttttgaaaatcaaaagtcAGGCTTAGAATTATCCTGCTTTCATGGAATGAAAAGTCAGagcttttgttttgaaaatccAGTCAAACTGACTGAAGAAAACTAATTTAGATTTGTTTAACAAAAAAGGATTACATTAGTTTACTGAGGCTTCAAATGTGCCTCCTCTGACAAGCACTGGGTACCTTCTGGGCTTATCACTGAAATTAAGAGGATTGTTTACACGAAAACCTGAATCACAATTTTAGAGCATAAACATGCCAGTAAATATTTAGCAGAACAGCAAACATGTTTGTTGGACACCTGACAAGACGTCGTGGTGGTAGAACGACAGAACGGCACGAAACAATCGGGACATCAACTGTCCGTCGCAAGAATGCTGGGATTACCTCCCTTTAAATCTGTACAGACAGCCTGGTATGTCTATATTACAAGCTTACAGCGCTGCAGTATGCATACAACTGCATTCTTcagataaagattttttatccATGAGTATGTGTGTCACAGTTCTTAGAATAGCAAACATATCTTAGGAACATTTCATGTTACTTCCTAAATGTGTTTTTAATTACAATATCATTGACAAATCTAATGGATCTGTGCATGCAGGCATAACTGTTTTTAAGATTGCTATACAAAATaactgagagaaaaaaaactacaatagtTCTCTCTGAAACCAATTATtgacaacaattttttaaaattcttataattTGCAGATTTGATGTTCTCTTCAAAAATTAGTAGACAAGaatataattaaacataaaTTATTACAATGTTTAATTCCCTATAATTTCTCAGTCCTAGAGCAGGGAAACTTCTCTACTTTGAGCATCTTTGGTATCACTCATGTTAAGTATTAGACAATTTCTTCAGAACAAGATTTACGATATCTCAGGAACAGCGCCAGAATATGTGCACTGATTGCACAACAGAAGACACTGCATGACGTCTCAGCCAAGTGAGAAGTGATCACATTGAAAGGGAGATCACTCTCTTCGATAATGTGTTCCTTATACCTCTTACATTCATGCAGAAAAAGAACATGTTCTATTAATGCCACTAGTTTATTCTACAATTAACATTGATCACCTTCAAAATACAAAACCTATTTTAAAGGATGGTAATgaagtttaaaacaaataaaattttcaaaccagtattcttattcatttaagGGTAGATTGATAAATATAGAGAGTATATATAGAGAGTATTCAAGCTTTATGACCACtttactctgtcccgagtttttgcttccaccacttttcacTTGATATttagataataataaatacctttgtcctcaaactacgttcatccactaatatgaaaaatgtccggattatctgttttgaaacgctccctctaccgcttcaggtttcaatacacatcccaaattagaaagtctacggggattttgcattgcattagcCATTAATTATCacggatgataatgttgaaaaagtgcgcaaggtgtcccgagtacttcagaatggagaaaagatgtaaacatttcccattataaatctctgcaAGGATTTTCTTTTCCttcctgtaaacttttatgagtgaaaagggataatttatcaaagaagatatcttggatattttccatttcatcaatttcaactgtacttctttcacagatatgtgtatttttattaaaaatcatcaaaaagtgatggaagcaataacttgggacagactatagcacAGCTGTAGCTGTTAAATTATCTGTCGTATCAGCAATAAAGACAATCCATGTGAATATCTGACATATAACCCATAATGTGCtataaatattttgcatttccaTCAGAGTTTTTTGGTGGCAAAAAGTATAGCCAAACTAGAAAGGATACATCATGTAATATTGAAAATAGGGGtttgttttttcaaacaaaaacttCCTCTAAACCTACATATGCAGGTGATGTACAACATAGAATTGACAGTCTTAGTGGAATCTGCATGTGAATAAATACCTCTTCCTCCACGACCGCCCCTTTGGGGGCCCCCTCGACCCCTCATCTCTCCCCTGCCCTTTGACTTCTGGATGACCTCCTCCTTAACCATGTCTATCACCTCATCGGGTATTCTGAGATATTTGATGGTGCTCCCTCTGATGTAACATTCGGGCATTCTCCAAAACCGGTCACCATCCTGTCattcaaaataacaaatcaTCATTGAGCTAAACATTTTCTGGAATTGAAACTGGATTCTTCAATGATCCAGgacttaaatttcataaacCGACACAAAGTTACCTACCCTAGATGTACAAATGACTTCCCTCAAATTGATGTTCATCCAGTTATCACAGCTGACTAAATGACCGTTATATGTCTCTCCATTCTTTAACTCAACAAGCTAAAAGATAGAGAATGAAACAGAATTGTATGTATTCAAAGTATAATGCTCGAAGAAATTAAGACTACCCATCTTCATAGGTTTGTtaccatatatttttcattcatataccggtacattACATATAGTACTGTAGGTTAAATAAGGCAgtgatttaaatattatatttctgttttattcacGTAAATGTTACTGATTACCAGTAAATATGACTGATCCTTGCATTATATGTTTCTGGTCTTATGGCAGTAACTTACCATAGGATGATTGACAGCTGTCCTTAATAATGATAATGgcaactacaaaaaaaaaacccagcatgTAATAATTTCATCACAAAAAGCAGCAGCAAAATATCGCATCTAAATACTCTAcagaaaatatcaaatcaaaaaatgggGAGGGGGGACTGGTGTGAAATAAAGCTATTAGCATTTAtggtctatatatatatataatttaattctggttgtaacgcgctttctgattggctaaaaaaaatattttatatcgtataaagaatgttgcctacgtcatagtaagactaacgtcaaaaacgtatcaatacgcctgacgttacgtttgaattttgtacaatattacgtcattttaaaggttaaatgatcgtttttatctacaatgaagtgtaaaaaaattaaattataagcaatgaattcaatatttattatttttatacaatataaaatggtttgaaacattttaagcttttttataaaccgcttcgcggtttataaagcgtaaactgcccctaaccattttatatcgtataaaacaaataaatattgaattcattccttaaatatataagttttatatatatgtaagttttAATCCACTCACTCACTCTGAAAGTCAACTATATTTAATACTCAATTTATAATTGTGGAATGATCtttattattatctattaaagGAATTACAGTCAACTTGTAACCAAACTGACTTGTACCTTAACAGACTTGTAATCAAATAGTCCAAGTAAAAGTGacttaaattatttaaactttgatgattcatgtgggttatgaaggtagcgatcattgcagaaaaaatacataacctgcaTTAGCAGGTTAtcttattttttctgcaatgatcgctactttcataacccgcatgaatcatcaaagaaagcattttattgtttatatttacatctttcatttaactaatacatgtaaataaattggtcataaaaagtaagtaaagtCCACTAAATTActattaatgtacataagtatatTAAAAGAAACAGCCGAATCTCCTATGAGACTttaagtctgacatcatcatgataattttgtgcagtccatgatttttcttaggtttatGTAGGTTTCAACAAATTGATAAACAGGATGTGTCAATTtctgtcctgtcagtttcagcagCTGTTGATTTTGACGAATTGATAACcgggcatgtagatttcagcctggctgtttctatagagctatgaattaactttaaatttccgtaagaaatagcgGGAATCATACTcaatagatgtaaatataatattatgccTGTCTTGAAAGAGTGAGAATAATTTATGTCAATATAATTAATCAGTTTAAAGATGAGATTGCAAGCAAACAAGCAAATTGTCAATCAAATGTTTATAACAGAAACTCATTGGCAAACTTGCAGGAGATGACATTAAACTATCAAAAATTCTACATTCAATTAcctcatatttttaaaattatttgtaattatatcaaaacataACCTTAACAGCTTATCCTTTATATCTAAAACCCAAGTATCATTGTTTACCATCGGACCAATGGATTATGAGTCTGTTGGGGTATGAGTCAGTTTGGGTATGACTTCACTTGATTCATATTAAAGGGGTAGACATCTTTGCATGAGAATTTAATCTCCTGTGCTAAAGATAGGTTGGATGCGAGAGatattagattttaaaacaaatttcgaGTCTCTTTTGAAATGCATAGGGTTAACAGATATGCCAATTAAATATACCTTTCAACTACCCAGCTAAATTTAATGATTGTACCAGACCCAGTAACATAGGTGACAAGCCTTTTTCTCTGTTTAGCAGAGGatcttattttatttggttacaatggttacaGATATTCTCTTGGTGACATAGGGTAACAGAGGTGATGGTCATTTTCATGATTTACAGGACGTCTTTTTTAAACTGGTTACATTGGTAACTGGTTACCCtgaccctaaccctaacccaaacctAACCCTATTTTGTAACTAATGTTACCAGTGACCACTGTAATCTGTCACAGGTAcatcaaagtttgaaaattattcataatCAAGCATTGTTACCGATGTAACCAATGTTACTGGTTACAAATAGAAACTAGAAAGGGGTAAAAGTCAGGACTAATTTCTGCCCATATATGTCGCTCTGACGGGGCCCAAGAGCCCAGGATAAGGCTTCGCCTTCTAAACTTAAGcattatgtaaaacatgtattcaGTCCACTGTCAATGAACTCAAATACAAAAGATTTTAAAGGAGGAGCATCTACACAGCATTCTACGTTCATTTGAACGACGCAACAATTAGGGCCTAAACAATACAAAACTTTAACCTCTACAAGTTAAGCCTTATCATATTGTGCATTAACTTTGGACCGAATattatatataagaattttcATGGTTAGTGAACAAGAGGGTAATTCTATTCAAAATTCTTACCATGATGTTGTGTGTTCGGCATCAAAACGAAACTAAAAACCGGAAGCGAAGATTTTAGATAACTCAATCGACATCTTATTCGAGTTTaggattaaaattaaaattaaaagtgcCAAAGAAAAGGCGGTGGGGTGATCAATTTTTACctgtgtcaaaatttttaaaaatgcatttaatgataaatacaattttacaatttgtacTTTTAAAACAGAACAAGAAGAAGATGGTAAAAGGGAATCGATCCCCTGGTGACAACACTGGTGTTTAGGCGGTTGTgccattcccccccccccccccccccacatcaTTGTTCGTCCGGATAGACGTCATGAACACACTCCAGTGATGGATCTTAAAGATTGAAGAACGGATCCACGTCCTGTAGACATAGTCCATCACTCGAGCAAGAACCTCTGGTGCACGCCCATCTAGACGTAGGAAGGTCTCCTCAAACTACAAttgcatgaaaataaatactttttttttctaatttatatTCAAGATACTGGCAGATTTGAATAGTCACaaatctaattatttttgttgaaaacattttgcttatttttatttattttatatatctaGTTCATcctttcatacatgtaatactacatgtaatattagaTAGCATTAACTTTCTTAAAATTACtacatatatcaaatatctaCATACTGGTGTAATTTTAGCCTGAATGTCATTACACTTGCTACAATTCTATACATAtacaactatatatatatatatacactataaATGTGATTATTTAGAAAGAAAGAAGCATTTGTACACTTGTTTTTAAGAAAgacacaaaaaaattatataaaactatACTTATGATATGAACTgccagtttttctttcagggaAAATATCCAATCATGGAAATCATTTGCAGGCAATTAAAGGATATGTTGTTTGGTACTTACGTTGGATAACTTGTAAAATGCTTTTTCAGGTGTAAACAGAATTCAATATGGTATCTTATTGTTACAgtacattttcatgaatttaaacAATAGCCTTTGTGAATTTACGTTTTAACTTAATGCCACATTCCatgtgttttcatttataattatcagagagagagagggggtggtggggagagagagagagagagagagagagagagagagagcgagagcgaGAGTTCAAAAACAGTCTTGCGCTAATCAGTTGATAAAATACATTCTTAGAATGTATACTTTGACAAGTATTTTTGTGTTGCAGCACAAGTATCAAGACAAAGGTTAACTTCCTAGATAGAAGATTGAGAATCAGTTGTTTTCaacatattttcattgattgttgaatagttttgaaatttcatgcatttttcCAAAAGTGTAATTGATTGTAGAAAgttaatacaatgtattacaaGGCGTGTAAATTAAGTAGCATTGAAAGTTGGGTTATACagtgtaaatttatatattttcctatttttaGTGATCTTAAACTAGTTATATTGCATAGTGCCTTGATCatataagtaaaatatttaaatatttcataaatactcaATAAATAGTAAGTAttaatcatacatgtagatatgggAATCAAgtataaactttatatttaaaattgtatatatttaaagtatataaactcttttttatttaatatactctattttaataaatgtcatatatttaaaaaaaatcaattgatgtGGTGCCTtgatcataaaattaaaatatttcataaatatcaaGTTCCATAAATAGTCAGAGTCTAATGGTAATATCTTAATTAGtttcataattatacatgtagatattattTTATAGGGGATTCAAGTGAACTTTATAAATCTACAAACAATTAATATATGCatagttattacatatttactttctttccaaatttgttattttaaatatatgtgtttataatgtaaaaaatatattttacttaccACCCGTTGCTGTTGTCTTCTTGAAGTCGCAAGAAAGGTGACATTGGGAAGCCCATGTGTTGACAGGGTCTCTTCATTAACCTCCTCATAATTAGTATCTCACCTCTTCTATGTGTACGGGTAATACACCGTCAAATAGCACCTGGTAGCCCCTTCCATGTATACTAGGAATACCCCGCTGTCATCTTGTTGTTTTAGCAATTTAAACAAGGTACACACTGGATAACGCATgcttaagggtgttgtttactcagggtttgagttctcaaattcggattgttataaagttcaatgtaatgagtaaaatttgttcaaaacaaaaaagtattaataaaatgaattattattgacaaaacatttgatatttttactttattacggAATTAGGCTccaacaaaaatagacttttagccaaacagaggaaattcggactgaattttgcagattttgttttccgctaaaacatttttggcagtactctaatattgaaagttaagattttatattttagtctatataatttttcatattttctggtggttttacctcacttattcattaaaataattgtatggcACGAATtgcgaaaatattaaaaaatgcttaaaaacgataaaagacaccatatctcaaaattttgatcattgacctcatataaattttatgccaacagaataaggttaatataagtagttcaatgctataaatgtttttgtattatcatcattcaattttttgtaaacttagataaaaaatgggtaggaatttgaaaactgatagaggaaattcggactggaatattttttcgaattgtagctgaaatcttaatgttttgtATCTATTTAGTGCCAATgtcattcataaaatgtattacatttttaaagtgttttattatttgaaatatatttaaaattaagaaaatttcaattgtagtgtaaaattttatgggatttttcttgatttttcaaaaaatattcaatggccatttactcaaaaagtaggtcattgacctacttttttgaaagtgaaaaataacactacaatcaaaggtctataacatacaatagatggggtttcattatcatcagtggaattttttttcattctgagtaaacg
This portion of the Magallana gigas chromosome 7, xbMagGiga1.1, whole genome shotgun sequence genome encodes:
- the LOC105348485 gene encoding U6 snRNA-associated Sm-like protein LSm4, with product MLPLSLLRTAVNHPMLVELKNGETYNGHLVSCDNWMNINLREVICTSRDGDRFWRMPECYIRGSTIKYLRIPDEVIDMVKEEVIQKSKGRGEMRGRGGPQRGGRGGRGAFGSRGGGRGGGRGGQQRPGKGRGD